The nucleotide sequence GGCGTGAGGCGGCGCCGGTACTGGCTGCCCCTGCTCATCACCGTCGGGGTGGCGGCGGCCAGCATGGTGGCGGTCCTGGCCGCGGGCTACAAGCCGGTCCTCGGCCTCGATCTCCGCGGCGGGGTCTCCGTCGTGCTCGCGCCCACCCGGCCCGTGTCCAACGACATTCTCGACCAGGCCAAGAACATCATCACCAACCGCGTCGACGCCCTCGGTGTGGCCGAGCCCAACATCACCCGGCAGGGGGGCCGGATCGTCGTCGAGCTGCCCGGCGTCAAGGACACCCAGCGGGCCGAGCAGCTCGTGGGCCAGACCGCCCAGCTCACCTTCCGGGAGGTGACCCAGCAGGTGGCCCCGACCGGGAACCCGCCGACCACGCCGCAGAGCCAGCTCGCCAGCACGACGAACACGACGGCGGTGATCGCCAGCCGGGATTCCTCCGGTCACATCACGAGCCGCTACGAGGTCGGACCGGTCCTGCTCACCGGGAAGATCATCCATTCGGCCACGCCCCAGCTCACCCAGGCCGGGCAGTGGCAGGTCAACTTCACGACCACGTCGGCGGGGTCGTCCGCCTTCGACGCCATGGCGGCCAAGGAGTACCAGAAGCTGGTGGCCATCGTGCTCGACAACAACGTCGTGTCGGCGCCGCAGATCAACGCCACCGCCTTCCACGGCAGCGGGCAGATCACCGGCACCTTCAGCGAGCAGGACGCCAAGAATCTGGCTTTGGTCCTGAACTACGGGTCGTTGCCCGTGCCGCTCAAACGCCTGTCGGTGCAGACGGTGTCGGCCAGCCTCGGGTCCTCGTCGCTGCG is from Acidimicrobiales bacterium and encodes:
- the secD gene encoding protein translocase subunit SecD translates to MRRRRYWLPLLITVGVAAASMVAVLAAGYKPVLGLDLRGGVSVVLAPTRPVSNDILDQAKNIITNRVDALGVAEPNITRQGGRIVVELPGVKDTQRAEQLVGQTAQLTFREVTQQVAPTGNPPTTPQSQLASTTNTTAVIASRDSSGHITSRYEVGPVLLTGKIIHSATPQLTQAGQWQVNFTTTSAGSSAFDAMAAKEYQKLVAIVLDNNVVSAPQINATAFHGSGQITGTFSEQDAKNLALVLNYGSLPVPLKRLSVQTVSASLGSSSLRAGLAAGIGGLALVLIYIILYYRALGIVAFLGLLLTGMFIWPVISYLGHSAGFALTLAGVTGVIVSIGINVDSYVVYFERLKDEIRAGKTVRSSVDRGFARAFRTIVAADL